A section of the Citrus sinensis cultivar Valencia sweet orange chromosome 8, DVS_A1.0, whole genome shotgun sequence genome encodes:
- the LOC102628667 gene encoding probable aquaporin PIP2-6, translated as MSFYHDQVWRASLTEVLGTALLVFALDTIVISSIQTDTIIAILLLATFPISGGHINPLVTFSAALIGHMTITRAAIYILAQCVGGVFGALAPKAVVSTKIEHAFSLGGRTLIVVEQQPNGPVELGLDTGVALWLEIFCSFVFLFASMWMAFDERQAKALARVSVCIILGVVLGLLIFVSTTVTAQKGYGGAGRNPARCLGPAFVRGGHLWDRHWVFWAGPATACVAFALYIKLIPSQHLHTH; from the coding sequence ATGAGTTTCTATCATGATCAGGTTTGGAGAGCATCATTGACTGAAGTGCTTGGTACAGCACTGCTGGTGTTCGCATTAGACACCATAGTCATCTCCTCTATTCAGACAGATACAATAATTGCGATTCTCCTTCTTGCCACTTTCCCAATTTCTGGTGGCCACATCAACCCATTAGTCACCTTCTCAGCAGCACTCATCGGCCACATGACCATCACAAGGGCAGCCATATACATTTTGGCTCAATGCGTCGGTGGAGTGTTTGGAGCACTTGCACCAAAAGCTGTGGTCAGCACCAAAATTGAGCACGCATTTTCCCTTGGTGGCCGCACCCTTATTGTTGTTGAACAACAACCAAATGGGCCCGTTGAGCTTGGGCTGGATACAGGGGTGGCACTTTGGCTTGAGATATTTTGTTCATTCGTGTTCCTTTTTGCGTCAATGTGGATGGCTTTTGATGAGAGGCAAGCCAAAGCTCTGGCCAGGGTTAGTGTTTGCATCATCCTTGGAGTAGTGTTGGGTCTCTTGATTTTTGTGTCAACAACTGTTACTGCCCAAAAGGGATACGGCGGTGCTGGGCGTAACCCGGCAAGGTGTTTGGGCCCCGCGTTCGTCAGAGGAGGCCATCTCTGGGATCGACACTGGGTTTTCTGGGCCGGCCCCGCTACTGCTTGCGTGGCATTTGCCTTGTACATAAAGTTAATTCCAAGTCAGCATCTCCATACCCATTGA